A genomic stretch from Narcine bancroftii isolate sNarBan1 chromosome 9, sNarBan1.hap1, whole genome shotgun sequence includes:
- the LOC138743532 gene encoding eukaryotic translation initiation factor 4E-1A-like, protein MAVAQPVHMKIQDSKKPKSPRKEQLSLQPHLKHPLQNRWTLWFFKNDKSKPWQANLRLVTKFDTVEDFWALYNHIQLASRLMSGCDYSLFKDGIEPMWEDSRNKLGGRWLIALSKQQRMLELDKFWLETLLCLIGEAFDEYSKDVCGGVINVRAKGDKIAIWTSDTENQEAVLHIGKTYKERLGLPVNAVIGYQAHGDTATKSAFGVKSKFIV, encoded by the exons GTTCACatgaaaattcaagattcaaaaaAACCAAAGTCTCCGAGGAAGGAGCAACTCTCTCTTCAGCCCCATTTGAAACATCCTTTACAGAACAG GTGGACCCtctggttttttaaaaatgataaaagCAAACCCTGGCAGGCAAATCTTCGTCTTGTTACTAAATTTGACACTGTGGAGGATTTTTGGGC ATTGTACAATCATATTCAACTTGCGAGTAGGCTGATGTCGGGTTGTGACTATTCTCTCTTTAAG GATGGTATTGAACCCATGTGGGAGGACAGCAGAAACAAGCTTGGTGGAAGATGGTTAATTGCTCTGTCAAAGCAGCAAAGGATGCTGGAACTAGATAAATTCTGGCTTGAAACA tTATTGTGCCTTATTGGAGAAGCTTTTGATGAATATAGCAAAGACGTTTGTGGTGGTGTAATTAATGTTCGTGCTAAAGGAGATAAAATAGCAATTTGGACCAGTGACACTGAAAACCAAGAAGCAGTTTTGCACATAGG AAAAACCTACAAGGAAAGGCTTGGCCTTCCTGTTAATGCTGTAATTGGTTACCAAGCACATGGAGATACAGCTACGAAGAGTGCATTTGGAGTTAAAAGTAAATTCATTGTTTAA